A region of the Peredibacter starrii genome:
AGAGGGCATAAAAGTGTGATGAAGAAGAGAAGAAGACGCCTTGATATTTAGGGAATAATTCTTTATCTAAAAAATCCATGATGTGAGCAAATCTTTTTTCCACTTCTTTCCGGAATGTGAAGGTTTCATCATATTCCTGATAAAAAAGATCAAGCTTGTTTTGGTCCTTTGATTCAATGCCGTTTATAATGAAGTGATATAATTCACTAGTAAACTCTATGTCTGCCATTCGGGATAATTGCGGAGTTTTAAAAGTTCTCCAATGAACCCAATTCTCGTAGTGCGTATACGACATTTCGTATATAGAAGATTTAAGTTCTCCAAACCATTCTGCATTTCGTAATTCTTGGAAATTCAGTTTTGTTCCTGTTGAATTCATTCGAGAAAAAATTTCTAAGATTTCTCTGTCTCCCATGTCAGAAGGTAAAATATGAACACTAAACTTATAGTTTAAAATGAAGTTTCTCATGTCCTCTGGAAGTTCATTAAAAGCCTTGTTGGCAAGTTCCTTGTTGTGGTTCTTGGAAATTGTAACAGAGGATGACGAATCAATTTCATTTGGTATCAAATGAGGAGCAATAAAAGAGATGATTGTAATTAATCGCTGTTGCCCATCAACGACATCCCGGATAGGTTCGAATTTGCCACTTACACGTCTCTCACGTATTAGTATAATTGGAATTGGTAAGCCTCTAGAAATTGTGTCTAGTAAAAAAGACTTAGCGCCTTTTTTCCATACACTCTTTCTTTGAAAGTCCGGGCGGAGATTTAAGGTTTCAGATTGTTGCCAACCAACAAAGTCTCCGACGGTGTAAACTGTTTTCGAAATTTCCCATTGTTTCATTAAAAGCCCTGAAATTGGATATAGTAAATGATGAACTTAGATGTTTCTTTTGAATTATTTTATCATAAATTTTGGAAATATCAAAAATAGGATCCCGCAATAATGGAAGAGATGCTTGAATCAATTTTTAAGAAGCATTCATCTTTTGAGTTCAAAGCATCTTTATTATGAGTAAGGGGAGTATTGATTTCGTTCGTCTAAAAGCAGTGCTTAGGCAAAAAATTCCAATTTATGAGTAAGTTTTCTTAAGGTGGAATTGATCAAATAGGCTTGGAGTAACCGAGAAATCGATATATACCTCTCTCAAATTATCTAATTGTTTGTACTGTCTTAATATTTAGTTTGCCATTTCTAAGATTTCTTAAGTTTTTTTTGTTTCATAAAAACCCCAAAATCAAAGTTAATAATTAATTTTTTTTCTTTGATGGGGGTTCAGGATGAACCAAGAGAATGTTTTTTTTCATCATCGTTCTAAGCAAAGGATAAAGGATCTCGGCGAGGTTTTTACTCCAGATGCTTTCGTTCACCAGATGTTAGATCTATTAGTCTCAGGAGTCGAGGATTCAAAAATCTGGGCTGATGAAAACAAGATATTTTTTGAACCTACATGCGGTCATGGAAATTTTGTTACGGCTATTCTTGAAAGACGACTTAATGCAATTTCTACTTCGGCCAAAAAGAATAGAGATCCTCAGTATAGTCTGTATTCAATCGCAAATTCTATTAATACCATTTGGGCAATTGATATTGATAAAAAGAATGTTGAAGAGTGTAGATATAGAGCATTATCTGTAATTATGAGTTTTTGGTCTCAATCAACTGGTACTTCGTATAAGTTGCTCTTAAAACAGAACAGAAAATTCTTTATCCATCTATTGTGTGCTATCCAATGGCATATTCATGAAAACGAAGCACTCTCTGCTCTTTCAGATGAAGGTCAGTCGAAAAAATCAGCGAGTAAAACAGATCTGGGATCAAAATGGATAAATACTAACAAGCATCGTCCACTGGATTTTGAATTAACTTGGTGTGAATACTTTCAACAAGGCTTGAAGCATAAATATAAGGTTATTGAGTTTGAACGAGCCTCATCATTTGTCGACTCTCTCCTAACTGGACAAGAGATTAAAGGATTTGAGGAATTTTCATTTGCCCTTGAAGTAATTTCTATCAGAGACGTCAGAGTCGCGTAGGAGCGTTTATGACTGCAGAGAAATTGAATTTATCCAGAATAAATACTCATGTCGTAGACATTCTTGGAAATGTAAAGGGTAGAGATCAGCCAATTATGCTGATGAATAGAGCAATTGAACTAATTGCCCCACTGGGTGAAGAAGTACTTTCTTCTGACGAATATGTATTTTTTGATCCCTTCTGTAAAGCTGGCGAAATCCTACTCGCATGCGCTTTCCTAAAGAGCTATTACAAGATTCATAAGAGCAAACCTTTACCTACAGTAGAAGAAATTCAAAAGTCGATGTTCGAGGATAATAATTTTTATGCTTTGGCACCGGATGAAAGACATTATCGTCTTAGTCTTAGAACATTTCTGGGGAATGAAAAGTCTCATGACGAAGATTATATAAAGATGATCCGATGTGGTGATTATCTTTCAGAGCTCGATGGAACATTAACAGAAGAAAAATTTACAGAGAGGTTCAATCAAATGATTGAGTATATCAAGAAGAATTCGCCAAATAAAAAAATTATTGCAGTGGGGAACCCTCCTTATCAGGAGTCTGATGGAGGATTTGGGAAAAGCGCTAAGGCTGTTTATAATTTTTTTACTGAAGCTTTGTTAGATAGTCCTGATATTAATAAGTTCATCCTCGTAATTCCATCGAGATGGTTTGGGGGAGGAAAGGGCCTTGACGAATTTCGCGAAAAAATCCTGGCGTTAAAATCTGTGAAAGAAATTAAATATTTTGATAATTCCTCAAAAGTATTTCCTACGGTCGATATCAATGGAGGTGTTTGCTTCTTGCATGTAGATAAAGACTATGCTGGAACAACTTATCTTTCAGATGATAAACATCGTGAAATTATTGATATGTCAGAGTTCGATATCATTCCAGACGATCCCAAGTCTTTCTCAATTATTCGAAAAGTTCGAAACAAGTGGAAGGATAAATATGTTGGTAATAAGGCTTGGCCAAGTAAACCTTTTGGTTTAAGAACTAATTATTTCGATGTTAATCCGGATCTTGGGAAATCACATTCAAAAGGAGTCGCTTGCTTAAGTAAAGGAAAGCAAATTAAATATGCTTCACGATCTCACATTACAAAAAATAAAAATCATATAGATTCTTGGAAGGTTTGTGCACCCAAGGCTGCAGGTGGATCTAAAGGGAGTCGTCGTTCTACTATTCCTCTAAATCAGATATTTTTAATTGGGAAAGGGATGGTAACAACAGAAACATACAATGTTATTGATGTTTTTAAAACTAAGTCAGAAGCTGAGAATTTTATAGCCTACTTAAAAACTGATTTCGCTCGATATCTAGTAGGTTTGCGAAAAATAACACAAGATTTACC
Encoded here:
- a CDS encoding DUF262 domain-containing protein; its protein translation is MKQWEISKTVYTVGDFVGWQQSETLNLRPDFQRKSVWKKGAKSFLLDTISRGLPIPIILIRERRVSGKFEPIRDVVDGQQRLITIISFIAPHLIPNEIDSSSSVTISKNHNKELANKAFNELPEDMRNFILNYKFSVHILPSDMGDREILEIFSRMNSTGTKLNFQELRNAEWFGELKSSIYEMSYTHYENWVHWRTFKTPQLSRMADIEFTSELYHFIINGIESKDQNKLDLFYQEYDETFTFRKEVEKRFAHIMDFLDKELFPKYQGVFFSSSSHFYALFTWIYDLTYGISSSLTPEKPRKFSIKDISSIVLSLQKFETAKLPKKLEESLLKRRLKTIEFRQEAVNHLNSLKK
- a CDS encoding Eco57I restriction-modification methylase domain-containing protein, coding for MTAEKLNLSRINTHVVDILGNVKGRDQPIMLMNRAIELIAPLGEEVLSSDEYVFFDPFCKAGEILLACAFLKSYYKIHKSKPLPTVEEIQKSMFEDNNFYALAPDERHYRLSLRTFLGNEKSHDEDYIKMIRCGDYLSELDGTLTEEKFTERFNQMIEYIKKNSPNKKIIAVGNPPYQESDGGFGKSAKAVYNFFTEALLDSPDINKFILVIPSRWFGGGKGLDEFREKILALKSVKEIKYFDNSSKVFPTVDINGGVCFLHVDKDYAGTTYLSDDKHREIIDMSEFDIIPDDPKSFSIIRKVRNKWKDKYVGNKAWPSKPFGLRTNYFDVNPDLGKSHSKGVACLSKGKQIKYASRSHITKNKNHIDSWKVCAPKAAGGSKGSRRSTIPLNQIFLIGKGMVTTETYNVIDVFKTKSEAENFIAYLKTDFARYLVGLRKITQDLPPDRWNWVPYVDLKKAWNDEELCKLFAITKEERKHMSAKVEEWS